Proteins from one Sulfurovum sp. TSL1 genomic window:
- a CDS encoding CDGSH iron-sulfur domain-containing protein gives MATPVKVKLEADQTHYFCTCGKSTDGVLCDGSHKGTTYRPKLFTVDTTKEYSLCACKQSGNLPFCDGTHRKV, from the coding sequence ATGGCAACACCGGTAAAAGTCAAATTAGAAGCAGACCAAACACACTATTTCTGTACTTGCGGTAAGAGTACAGACGGTGTACTGTGTGACGGCAGCCATAAAGGTACAACCTACAGGCCAAAGCTATTTACCGTCGATACAACAAAGGAGTACTCTTTGTGTGCTTGTAAGCAAAGTGGAAATCTTCCTTTTTGTGATGGGACACACAGGAAAGTATAA
- a CDS encoding ABC transporter ATP-binding protein has translation MISLKNISKVYGKGDAATTVLHGIDLEIKEGDFIAIMGPSGSGKSTLLNILGTLDVPSSGEYTFLDTQIDSLSADQRALFRRYLLGFIFQGYNLLKKTTSLENVEVPLIYQGIDSKERKRMATEALKDVGLEDRLYYDPGQLSGGQQQRVAIARAMVTHPKILIADEPTGNLDTKRGHEIMELIRTFNQQGITVIMVTHEDDIAAYASRTIYLRDGAIEKEVKSVP, from the coding sequence ATGATCTCTTTGAAGAATATCAGCAAAGTGTATGGAAAAGGAGATGCAGCAACCACCGTACTGCATGGCATCGACCTGGAGATAAAAGAAGGTGATTTTATCGCTATCATGGGTCCCAGCGGAAGCGGGAAATCGACACTTTTAAATATCTTAGGTACGCTTGATGTTCCAAGCAGCGGAGAGTATACTTTTTTGGATACACAGATAGATTCTCTCAGTGCTGACCAGCGTGCATTGTTTCGAAGGTATCTTTTAGGGTTTATCTTTCAGGGATATAATCTTTTAAAAAAAACGACTTCACTTGAAAATGTGGAAGTCCCTTTGATCTACCAGGGGATCGACAGCAAAGAACGCAAACGCATGGCAACCGAGGCACTCAAGGATGTAGGCCTGGAAGATAGACTCTATTATGACCCCGGCCAGCTTTCAGGAGGACAGCAGCAGCGTGTAGCGATAGCCAGAGCAATGGTAACACACCCAAAGATCCTCATCGCAGACGAACCTACAGGAAACCTTGATACCAAACGCGGTCATGAGATCATGGAGTTGATCCGCACCTTTAACCAGCAGGGGATCACCGTGATCATGGTGACACACGAAGATGATATCGCGGCCTATGCTTCACGAACGATCTATCTGCGTGACGGGGCGATCGAAAAAGAGGTCAAAAGTGTTCCGTAA
- a CDS encoding cytochrome C oxidase subunit IV family protein yields MKTTTPTVALYTKILGGLLLLTLLTFMQPSLFHLSPGKTAGVQMLIAAIKVGLIITYYMHLRSETDYLKGYVIMAFTILMIFFLAVGIDVYCS; encoded by the coding sequence ATGAAAACTACTACCCCCACTGTTGCTTTGTATACCAAAATATTGGGAGGTTTATTACTCTTGACACTGTTGACATTCATGCAGCCCTCACTGTTTCATCTGAGTCCCGGGAAAACCGCTGGCGTACAAATGCTTATTGCTGCCATAAAAGTAGGACTGATCATCACCTACTATATGCATCTTCGCAGCGAAACTGATTATCTGAAAGGGTATGTGATCATGGCATTTACAATCTTGATGATCTTTTTTCTGGCCGTCGGTATCGACGTCTATTGTTCATAA
- a CDS encoding RES family NAD+ phosphorylase → MSDVIIQQSETIGTCEFCKSQNVSLIDASLLNDYFQPIFDLYEEVESGNTIIEVINNDWKLFTHMDDAIALLLVESILEIKIYKNFQARENGDTTKISNWQEFKKELKHYNRYFPLKAPNKEHLEGLLTNLIISNEYIPKYLYRSRVNEDIEEIPLKEMGKPPERYSSAGRANPIGIPYLYTASNTKTAIAEIRPHKGDKITVAKFEVKGNLNLADLRDPRETISPFTFDDDGLNQMFKDLDYLCHLGEELSKPILPREAHLEYLSSQYLCEFIKHCGFDGVIYKSSVGDGDNYAIFKDDDLEPIETKTYSVDEVQITSNQYQTEN, encoded by the coding sequence ATGAGTGATGTTATTATTCAACAATCTGAGACTATTGGAACGTGTGAATTTTGTAAATCCCAAAATGTTAGTTTAATTGATGCCTCATTACTAAATGATTACTTTCAGCCAATATTTGATTTGTATGAAGAGGTAGAAAGTGGGAACACAATTATTGAGGTAATTAATAATGATTGGAAGCTTTTTACACATATGGATGATGCGATAGCATTATTGCTTGTAGAGAGTATTTTAGAAATAAAAATCTACAAAAATTTTCAAGCAAGAGAAAATGGTGATACTACAAAGATTTCTAATTGGCAAGAATTTAAAAAAGAACTTAAACATTACAATCGATATTTTCCTTTAAAAGCTCCCAATAAGGAACATTTAGAAGGTCTCTTGACTAATCTTATTATTTCCAATGAATACATTCCAAAGTATCTATATCGTTCAAGAGTTAATGAAGATATAGAAGAAATTCCTCTTAAAGAAATGGGAAAACCTCCCGAAAGATATTCGTCAGCTGGAAGAGCTAATCCGATTGGAATTCCATACTTATATACTGCATCAAATACAAAAACAGCAATTGCAGAAATAAGACCTCATAAAGGTGATAAAATTACAGTAGCTAAATTTGAAGTAAAGGGTAATCTTAATCTTGCTGATTTACGAGATCCAAGAGAAACCATATCACCATTTACTTTTGATGATGATGGATTAAATCAAATGTTCAAAGATTTAGATTACCTATGTCATTTAGGAGAGGAACTATCGAAGCCTATCTTACCACGAGAAGCACACTTGGAATATTTATCAAGCCAATATTTATGTGAATTCATTAAGCATTGTGGTTTTGATGGTGTTATATATAAAAGTTCAGTGGGTGATGGTGATAACTATGCGATTTTTAAAGATGATGACCTTGAACCAATTGAAACGAAGACTTACAGTGTAGATGAAGTTCAAATCACATCAAATCAATATCAGACCGAAAATTAG
- a CDS encoding manganese efflux pump MntP family protein, with translation MLEVFLLAFALSMDAFAVSIGIGVKNQYFDKFLAFKVGLFFGFFQGVMPLFGYLSNMGLGSAIESIDHWVAFILLSILGGKMLYESFNENIEEDISQITNKLLLYLAIATSIDAMAAGFTLNLLQLDPYMSMVIIGVVTYIFSFLGVYIGSKGGGFLEEKAEKIGGVILIAIGVKILMEHTLYA, from the coding sequence ATGTTAGAAGTTTTTTTGTTGGCATTTGCTCTTAGTATGGATGCATTTGCAGTTTCCATAGGCATTGGTGTCAAAAATCAATATTTCGATAAATTTTTAGCTTTTAAAGTGGGGCTTTTTTTTGGTTTTTTTCAAGGTGTGATGCCACTTTTCGGGTATCTCTCGAATATGGGTCTGGGAAGTGCCATAGAGTCCATCGATCACTGGGTCGCTTTTATCCTATTGAGTATACTTGGCGGTAAAATGCTTTATGAAAGTTTTAATGAAAACATTGAAGAGGATATCAGCCAAATCACCAATAAACTGCTACTCTATTTGGCCATTGCCACAAGCATCGATGCCATGGCGGCAGGATTCACGCTCAATCTGCTTCAGTTGGACCCCTATATGTCTATGGTCATTATAGGGGTGGTTACCTATATCTTCAGCTTTTTGGGTGTCTATATCGGTTCCAAGGGCGGTGGATTTTTGGAAGAGAAGGCGGAAAAAATAGGGGGTGTGATTTTGATCGCCATCGGTGTAAAGATTCTCATGGAGCACACGCTTTATGCATAA
- a CDS encoding efflux RND transporter periplasmic adaptor subunit, giving the protein MEEMQKIINYHKDTRKWVKWAILFIGILLLSVYVFFFRESHGMKYHYVSEALKKSDLSLTVSASGYIQPLESVDVGTEVSGTIQEVYVDYNDQVVKGDLLARLDTTKYQSAYDRAKAALQMSKAALESAQAQYYQAETTIQRYQKLKISSEGTLPTQSDWDREWANYLLSKAQIANAQAQIAQATHALKAAEYDLERTKIYSPINGTILVRNVDPGQTVAATFQTPVLFSIAKDLSKMELQISIDEADIGKIKAGQKASFSVDAYPDTTFDATIRQVRINSEVLESVVTYKAIMEVDNKKLLLKPGMSVDADIVTKMLKDVFVVKRSALLFIPVKPQSQSFFGGERNEKIEVDPKPHVWILEEGVPKKVYVKVLGNNGPLSAIESSDLKEGQKVIINQETAP; this is encoded by the coding sequence ATGGAAGAGATGCAAAAGATCATCAATTATCACAAAGATACACGTAAATGGGTCAAATGGGCGATACTTTTCATTGGCATCCTACTTCTCTCTGTCTATGTTTTCTTTTTCAGAGAAAGCCATGGAATGAAGTATCATTATGTGTCAGAAGCATTGAAAAAGTCCGATCTTTCTCTTACCGTATCGGCCAGCGGGTATATTCAGCCGCTTGAAAGTGTGGATGTGGGGACAGAGGTCTCAGGTACCATCCAAGAGGTGTATGTCGACTACAACGATCAGGTTGTAAAAGGAGACCTTTTAGCCCGCCTGGACACCACCAAATATCAAAGTGCCTATGACAGGGCCAAAGCTGCACTGCAAATGTCAAAAGCGGCGTTGGAGAGTGCACAGGCACAATATTATCAGGCCGAAACAACCATCCAGCGCTATCAAAAACTCAAAATATCTTCCGAGGGGACACTGCCTACACAAAGTGACTGGGACAGGGAGTGGGCGAACTACCTATTGAGCAAAGCGCAGATCGCCAATGCCCAGGCACAGATCGCCCAGGCCACCCACGCTTTGAAGGCCGCAGAGTATGATCTGGAACGTACAAAGATCTATTCGCCTATCAACGGGACCATTTTGGTGAGAAACGTCGATCCGGGACAGACAGTCGCTGCGACATTTCAGACCCCTGTGCTTTTCAGCATCGCAAAAGATCTGAGCAAAATGGAGCTTCAGATCAGTATCGATGAAGCAGATATAGGAAAGATAAAAGCCGGACAAAAAGCAAGTTTCAGTGTCGATGCCTACCCCGATACCACCTTTGATGCAACGATCCGCCAGGTCAGGATCAATTCAGAAGTGCTTGAGAGTGTCGTCACCTATAAAGCGATCATGGAAGTGGACAACAAAAAGCTGCTGCTCAAGCCGGGGATGAGCGTAGATGCTGATATCGTGACGAAAATGCTCAAGGATGTCTTTGTAGTCAAACGCTCTGCCTTGCTTTTTATCCCTGTCAAACCTCAATCCCAATCCTTTTTCGGCGGGGAGAGAAATGAGAAGATCGAAGTTGATCCCAAACCTCATGTCTGGATACTTGAAGAGGGTGTACCCAAAAAGGTCTATGTCAAAGTACTGGGCAACAACGGCCCTCTAAGTGCCATAGAGAGCAGTGATCTTAAAGAGGGGCAGAAGGTCATCATCAATCAGGAAACGGCACCATGA
- a CDS encoding DUF3147 family protein → MAYYITKLVITTVLIVLISEISKRSSLIGAILAAIPLVSILAMTWMYIDTNSSNKAVEFSQSIVWLIAPSMTLFIAFPFLIKKGLSFYPSMLISIFLTVLAYYSVIFLLHKLGIRS, encoded by the coding sequence TTGGCTTACTATATCACCAAACTCGTGATCACCACAGTTTTAATTGTACTGATCTCCGAGATCTCTAAAAGAAGCAGTTTGATAGGTGCCATACTGGCAGCTATCCCTTTGGTCTCTATATTGGCCATGACATGGATGTATATAGACACCAACAGCAGCAACAAGGCAGTGGAGTTCTCACAGAGTATTGTTTGGCTCATAGCCCCATCCATGACACTCTTCATCGCTTTCCCTTTTCTCATCAAAAAAGGGCTCAGCTTTTATCCGAGTATGCTTATTTCCATCTTTTTAACGGTTTTAGCCTATTACAGCGTTATCTTTCTTCTCCATAAATTAGGCATTAGATCATAA
- the coxB gene encoding cytochrome c oxidase subunit II: MLEGFNQNVSTFSADIDRAFWITTGISLGIFLLITGLMVYFIFRYHHSRVKSKEIRNIKDHLGLEITWTVIPTILFFIIFYYGYSAFRQIRTMPKDAFTVDVLGKRWSWTFTYPNGKRTDELYVPRGENIRLRLHVPEKDVIHSFYVPAFRVKEDLVPGQENHLWFNATKPGRYDIQCAEYCGTRHSYMLSKIEVMEKTAFDAWYASDKLNPHDKGTPSEGETLYKTLGCASCHSLDGSTIIGPSFKGIYGKKITVLTEGKPRTLVVDETYLRDSVRNPEKDVVENFPKGIMPDLSDQITEKQMNAIITFIKAQSTSKDKPSAQPSVKQAPVTKTQEKTLDGKTLFNTKGCIGCHSLDGTKRVGPSLKGIYQSKQKVITEGKPHEITVDREYLHNSIQHPNADVVNGFEPGIMPPFGTKLSDEEVEALVTYLEGV; encoded by the coding sequence ATGCTGGAAGGATTTAATCAGAATGTTTCTACCTTTTCCGCTGATATAGACAGGGCATTTTGGATCACTACGGGCATTTCACTGGGTATATTTTTACTGATCACAGGACTGATGGTCTATTTTATCTTTCGCTATCACCATAGCCGAGTCAAGTCCAAAGAGATCCGTAACATCAAAGATCACTTGGGGCTGGAGATCACCTGGACCGTGATCCCCACGATACTGTTCTTTATTATTTTTTACTACGGGTACAGTGCCTTCAGGCAGATACGGACGATGCCAAAAGATGCCTTTACTGTCGACGTTCTGGGTAAACGCTGGTCATGGACATTTACCTATCCCAACGGTAAACGGACGGACGAGCTCTATGTCCCGAGGGGAGAGAACATTAGGCTGCGTCTGCATGTGCCCGAGAAGGATGTAATCCATAGCTTTTACGTACCTGCGTTTCGTGTCAAGGAGGATCTGGTACCGGGACAGGAGAACCACCTATGGTTCAATGCAACCAAACCTGGACGTTACGATATCCAGTGTGCCGAATACTGTGGTACCAGACACTCTTACATGCTTTCCAAAATAGAGGTGATGGAAAAGACGGCATTTGACGCATGGTATGCCAGTGACAAACTGAACCCCCATGATAAGGGTACGCCCAGCGAAGGGGAAACCCTCTATAAGACACTGGGATGTGCATCCTGTCATAGTCTGGACGGGTCTACGATCATAGGACCTTCATTCAAGGGAATCTACGGTAAAAAGATCACAGTGCTCACAGAAGGCAAACCCAGAACTTTGGTCGTAGATGAAACATACCTCCGGGATTCTGTACGAAACCCGGAAAAAGATGTGGTAGAAAACTTCCCTAAAGGGATCATGCCGGATCTTTCTGATCAGATCACGGAGAAACAGATGAACGCGATCATCACGTTTATAAAAGCACAAAGTACATCAAAAGACAAACCTTCAGCTCAACCTTCGGTAAAACAGGCTCCCGTCACCAAAACGCAGGAGAAAACACTTGACGGCAAAACCTTGTTTAATACCAAAGGGTGTATCGGCTGCCATAGCTTGGATGGAACTAAACGGGTCGGACCTAGTCTGAAAGGCATATACCAGAGCAAACAGAAGGTCATCACCGAAGGTAAACCCCATGAAATAACCGTCGATCGAGAGTACCTCCATAACTCTATCCAACATCCTAATGCCGATGTGGTGAATGGGTTCGAACCAGGTATTATGCCTCCGTTTGGGACCAAGCTTTCCGACGAAGAGGTGGAAGCGCTAGTGACATACCTCGAGGGAGTATAA
- a CDS encoding ABC transporter permease, with the protein MFRNAFLLALREIRRNLMRSLLTAVGIVIGIASVIAMVNIGQGASRSITQSVEQLGSNTLYIMPGQRRGPGSRGVIEKPFKKKDLEIIRSSIYALDAISPVENTSMTVIYKEQNYRTSIRGVENEYLQIQNWKIQEGRGFEKNELRTGQKVCLMGQSIIKNLSATPDSILGNKIRLKNFSCEVIGVLEAKGANTFGQDQDDVVLLPFNLFQRRIGGTDNLHLMMAAVKENVPLEEARIQIERVLREHRHITNPIDDDFQVRSMTALLDTISQVTTVLTVMLGAVAAISLIVGGIGIMNIMLVSVTERTREIGIRMAVGAMAKDILIQFLIESIVLSGLGGIVGILSGMLITIGVAEWLDIELVIDPSITVIALVFSMLIGILFGIIPARKAAAMNPIDALRYE; encoded by the coding sequence GTGTTCCGTAATGCATTTTTGCTGGCATTGCGTGAGATCAGGCGTAACCTTATGCGTTCACTGCTTACGGCTGTGGGTATTGTGATCGGTATCGCTTCCGTGATCGCTATGGTCAATATAGGTCAAGGTGCCAGCCGATCGATCACACAGAGTGTGGAGCAGTTAGGAAGCAATACACTTTATATTATGCCCGGTCAGCGCAGAGGGCCCGGAAGCAGAGGTGTGATCGAAAAACCTTTTAAAAAGAAGGACCTCGAGATCATTCGCTCCTCGATCTATGCGCTTGACGCGATCTCACCCGTGGAGAACACTTCCATGACCGTGATCTACAAAGAACAAAATTACCGTACGAGCATCAGAGGTGTCGAAAATGAGTACCTGCAGATACAGAACTGGAAGATACAAGAGGGAAGAGGTTTTGAGAAGAATGAACTCAGGACAGGACAGAAAGTCTGTCTCATGGGCCAGAGCATCATCAAAAACCTTTCAGCCACTCCCGACTCGATCCTGGGCAACAAGATACGTCTGAAAAACTTTTCGTGTGAAGTGATCGGCGTGCTTGAAGCCAAAGGTGCAAATACATTCGGACAGGACCAGGATGATGTGGTATTACTGCCTTTTAATTTGTTTCAGCGTCGTATAGGCGGTACTGACAACCTTCATTTAATGATGGCCGCTGTCAAGGAGAATGTGCCTTTGGAAGAAGCAAGAATTCAAATAGAGAGGGTGCTTAGAGAGCATAGACATATCACAAATCCCATAGATGATGATTTTCAGGTCCGAAGTATGACAGCACTGCTTGATACCATTTCACAAGTAACAACTGTACTGACAGTGATGCTGGGAGCCGTAGCGGCGATCTCCCTGATCGTAGGAGGTATAGGGATCATGAATATCATGCTGGTTTCCGTGACAGAACGTACACGGGAGATCGGTATACGTATGGCTGTAGGGGCCATGGCAAAAGATATCCTGATCCAGTTCCTAATCGAATCGATCGTACTCTCCGGTTTGGGAGGGATAGTAGGCATACTTTCGGGGATGCTGATCACTATCGGTGTGGCAGAATGGCTTGATATCGAACTGGTCATTGATCCTTCTATCACGGTGATCGCACTTGTATTTTCCATGTTGATCGGTATACTATTCGGTATCATTCCTGCACGGAAAGCTGCTGCAATGAATCCTATCGATGCGTTACGATATGAATAA
- a CDS encoding desulfoferrodoxin family protein gives MNRRDALKVAGVAAMMAAVSAEAKMAEEHMNRTEMKPKDPSNMDKNELKHSPLVTIKEKDANGYTDVYITVGQGGIIHPSTPDHWIDFIELYADDKLVGKSVLEPEISRGAASFAVKLDNVKVLKARSGCNLHGIWTTTVTL, from the coding sequence ATGAATAGAAGAGATGCATTGAAAGTAGCAGGTGTCGCAGCCATGATGGCAGCGGTAAGCGCTGAAGCAAAAATGGCCGAAGAACATATGAACCGTACGGAGATGAAACCAAAAGATCCATCAAACATGGACAAAAATGAGCTCAAACACTCTCCACTTGTCACCATCAAAGAAAAAGATGCCAACGGATATACAGATGTATATATCACTGTAGGCCAAGGAGGGATCATTCATCCCAGTACACCGGACCACTGGATCGACTTTATAGAACTCTATGCAGATGATAAACTGGTAGGTAAAAGTGTCCTTGAACCGGAAATTTCTCGCGGTGCAGCTTCTTTTGCCGTGAAACTCGACAATGTCAAAGTACTGAAAGCAAGATCTGGATGTAATCTGCATGGTATTTGGACTACCACGGTCACACTATAA
- a CDS encoding cbb3-type cytochrome c oxidase subunit I, with amino-acid sequence MRSFYHDTHTVFGSHKNQVLRWVFSIDHKRIALLYMGVMFSLFFLAVSAALTMRMELFSPGSQYIAPQTYNQLFTFHGVTMIFLFIIPGISATLGNFILPLMLGARDLSFPRLNLLSWWLYLLGVVMALSSLVTGHGFADTGWTFYAPYSIRTDAQVLTSLSAAFILGLSSILTGLNFVVTIHRLRAPGMTFFKMPLFVWGLYATAWIQILATPVVGITLLLVILERTFGVGIFDPSKGGDPILYEHLFWIYSHPAVYLMILPGFGIVSEVLPVFTRRTIFGYRSIAISSASIAGIGYLVWGHHMFTSGMSDTARVIFSFLTFMVAIPTGVKIFDWVATLYKGSIILATPMLWILGSIINFIIGGLTGLTLGALGADIHLHDTYFVVAHFHYTILGGVVFMFIGGLHYWYPKITGKLYDELRGKIAFGLMFIGFNILWFPMFLAGFLGNPRRYFDYLPTFTPFHQVAALGAVLVAISLLIILFNFYKGLKNGKISGSNPWGGTTLEWHIPSPPPLENFSNVPYVDFEPYEYEEGEPAVHLDENFRRVK; translated from the coding sequence ATGCGTAGTTTCTATCATGATACCCATACTGTTTTCGGTTCACATAAAAACCAGGTACTACGGTGGGTCTTTAGTATCGACCACAAACGGATCGCCCTGCTCTACATGGGGGTTATGTTCAGCCTGTTTTTCCTTGCTGTCTCTGCAGCACTGACCATGCGTATGGAACTTTTCTCTCCGGGTTCACAATATATAGCACCGCAAACCTATAATCAGCTCTTTACTTTTCACGGTGTTACTATGATCTTTCTTTTTATCATACCGGGGATCTCCGCAACACTGGGCAATTTCATACTGCCGCTGATGCTAGGTGCACGTGACCTTTCTTTTCCCAGGCTTAACCTCCTGTCGTGGTGGCTTTATCTGCTTGGCGTCGTCATGGCCCTCTCCTCTCTGGTGACCGGTCACGGATTTGCTGATACAGGGTGGACCTTTTATGCCCCCTATAGTATCCGCACCGATGCACAGGTACTGACTTCTCTCAGTGCCGCTTTTATTTTAGGACTTTCCTCCATCTTGACGGGTCTGAATTTCGTTGTCACCATCCACCGGCTCCGTGCACCGGGTATGACTTTTTTCAAGATGCCTCTGTTTGTCTGGGGCCTTTACGCTACGGCATGGATACAGATACTTGCTACCCCCGTGGTAGGCATCACACTGCTGTTAGTGATACTGGAGCGTACCTTTGGCGTAGGTATCTTTGATCCCAGTAAGGGAGGTGATCCGATCCTCTACGAACATCTCTTTTGGATCTATTCCCACCCGGCCGTCTACCTCATGATCCTTCCAGGCTTTGGCATCGTCTCAGAGGTATTGCCGGTGTTTACCCGACGTACCATCTTCGGTTACCGCTCTATCGCTATCTCCTCTGCTTCCATTGCAGGGATAGGATACCTGGTCTGGGGGCACCATATGTTCACCTCCGGCATGAGTGATACCGCCAGGGTCATCTTCTCCTTTTTAACCTTTATGGTGGCGATACCCACAGGCGTCAAGATCTTTGACTGGGTCGCTACGCTGTATAAGGGTTCCATTATCCTCGCTACACCCATGCTCTGGATCCTGGGAAGCATCATCAATTTCATAATCGGTGGGCTGACAGGTTTGACGCTTGGAGCCCTTGGAGCAGACATACACCTGCACGACACCTATTTCGTTGTCGCCCATTTTCATTACACGATCCTGGGCGGGGTCGTATTTATGTTCATCGGAGGGCTGCACTATTGGTATCCCAAGATCACAGGGAAACTTTATGACGAGCTGAGAGGGAAGATCGCTTTTGGACTCATGTTTATCGGTTTTAATATTCTTTGGTTCCCGATGTTCCTTGCCGGTTTCTTGGGAAATCCAAGACGCTATTTTGATTATCTGCCCACCTTCACACCTTTCCATCAAGTGGCTGCCCTGGGCGCGGTGCTGGTAGCCATAAGTCTGCTGATCATACTTTTCAATTTCTATAAGGGTCTTAAAAACGGAAAAATTTCCGGATCCAATCCCTGGGGAGGAACCACCTTGGAGTGGCATATCCCCTCTCCTCCACCGCTGGAGAACTTCTCCAACGTCCCTTATGTTGATTTTGAGCCCTACGAATATGAAGAGGGTGAACCTGCGGTACATTTGGACGAAAATTTCCGGAGGGTAAAATAA
- a CDS encoding cytochrome c oxidase subunit 3 gives MKKQEMAYDPQGNGYPVTDYHNDPIGSKLGFWIFLLTEMMMFGILFLLFAIYFYRHTEAFSLSSGQLNVWLGGTNTVILLVSTYTMGLSTMKMHQGKVRSASLLVGSTALLAVIFLSIKAIEWSADIQHGLYPGSAALSTLDQGEILFFGLYFTMTGLHGLHIIIGIILMSWALWLIHTEQIRPGHTAIMKNMTLYWDFVHIIWVILFPLFYMIGA, from the coding sequence ATGAAGAAACAGGAGATGGCCTATGACCCTCAGGGGAACGGTTACCCGGTCACTGACTACCATAATGATCCTATCGGATCGAAGTTGGGATTTTGGATCTTTTTACTCACTGAGATGATGATGTTCGGTATTCTTTTTTTACTTTTTGCCATCTATTTCTACCGTCATACAGAAGCTTTTTCTCTCTCTTCAGGACAATTGAATGTATGGCTGGGCGGTACCAATACGGTGATATTGCTCGTAAGCACGTATACGATGGGTCTATCGACCATGAAAATGCACCAGGGAAAGGTCCGTTCTGCATCCCTCTTAGTGGGATCCACTGCGCTCTTAGCCGTCATTTTTTTGTCCATCAAGGCGATAGAATGGAGTGCCGATATCCAACATGGTCTGTATCCAGGGTCTGCAGCATTGAGCACATTGGATCAAGGAGAGATCCTCTTTTTTGGCCTCTATTTCACAATGACCGGACTCCACGGCCTGCATATCATCATCGGGATCATTCTCATGTCGTGGGCACTATGGCTGATACATACTGAACAGATCCGGCCCGGTCACACTGCTATCATGAAAAATATGACGCTTTACTGGGATTTTGTGCATATCATTTGGGTTATTCTTTTCCCTCTATTTTACATGATAGGAGCCTGA
- a CDS encoding zeta toxin family protein: MSDEELIQSIEDLIKLGSEATSEEIEKNALEFIESQKHHLPNKFLSYRNTHKKAILMAGGSGAGKSETAISISESEKIDVVDTDAIRKICPLYSGKNSHLFQKASSKGVSILMNYLFKHNLSFILDRNFANHYIQKRNIKRAINRGYAIEIIFVYRDKNVAKAYTKQREQIEGRMVPESVFETKYENSIKTTKKILDEFDGISFRYIDLSSREIVKNEKGVEKLSKLYDTLKL, encoded by the coding sequence ATGAGTGACGAAGAATTAATACAATCTATTGAAGATTTAATAAAGCTCGGCAGCGAGGCAACAAGCGAAGAGATAGAAAAGAATGCGCTTGAATTTATAGAGTCACAAAAACATCATTTGCCCAATAAGTTTTTATCCTATAGAAACACCCATAAAAAAGCTATATTGATGGCAGGCGGCTCTGGTGCCGGGAAAAGTGAGACTGCCATAAGTATTTCTGAAAGTGAAAAAATAGATGTAGTCGATACGGATGCTATCCGAAAAATCTGTCCTTTGTATAGTGGGAAAAACTCCCACTTGTTTCAAAAAGCTTCTTCAAAAGGTGTTTCAATTTTAATGAATTATCTTTTCAAACATAACCTCTCTTTTATTCTTGACAGAAACTTTGCAAACCATTATATTCAAAAAAGAAACATAAAAAGAGCGATCAACAGAGGATATGCTATTGAAATAATATTTGTATACAGAGATAAAAATGTAGCCAAAGCCTACACAAAACAAAGAGAACAAATTGAGGGAAGAATGGTTCCAGAGAGTGTGTTTGAGACAAAATACGAAAACTCGATCAAGACTACAAAAAAAATATTGGATGAATTTGACGGCATTTCCTTCAGATACATAGACTTGTCATCACGGGAAATTGTCAAAAATGAAAAAGGGGTAGAAAAGCTCTCAAAACTATACGATACACTGAAACTATAA